The stretch of DNA AGCTGTTCTTCTCTGCCCTCTCACCGCGTACCCAGTTCCGGGGGAAGTGTGTTACGGCTACACTGCCCCGCCTACTTTCGTTTCGTCTTCCATCACTTTCTTCCCTGCAATGGCGTCAGGGCTGATAAGACTGCTTCAGCAGGGGCCTCGCTCCCTCCTGTCTCCAGCCGCCCCCAAGCTGATCCCTCCGGTTCGGGGAGTGAAGAAGGGATTCCGCGCCGCCTTCCGTTTCCAGAAGGAGTTAGAGCGGCGGCGCCTGCTGCGGTGCCCGCCGCCGCCCGTGCGCCGGTAGGAGCCGCCTTGGAAAGGGGTTAGGGTGACACACACTGGGTTTCCTTTCCGCGGTGTCGTGCCTGCGGCTGATGCGCCCCTGGGTTGAGCCTTAGGAAGTTTGCGATAGAGACACCCGTGAGCTGGGCGCGTGGCCTGAGGCAAAGAAAATGGATTTGTGTCGCGGGCGGTAGAGCCCCGGGCTGCTCCCTACGTTTTGAAATTCCCAGTTAGGATTTTATCTACTGAAAATTGGGAGAAATGGGGCTGGCTGGTGGTTCTTCCTTATGTGGACTTGGGTGTTGAAGCCCCCATCTGTAATGCCTGCGAATTCTGACAAGAGGGAAGAAAGCAGTCCACAACGGGGtaaattaaggagaaaagaaaagaatctacaACCTGAAGTCTGTCTAGAGTAAAAGGAGAAACAGTTAGCTTTAGATTTTTGCCCTagtcttttttttcctactatGTCCCAGGCttctttatttaagaaaaaaagtgataCATGTGGGGTTTAACATCTAGAGCATAGTTGAACTTCTTTCCCTCCAACCAGTTGCCCCAAACTTTCCTACCCCCATCCTTTGTGTTCCCAATCCCTTCCTTAGTGAACGAAGAACTTAATCCCAAAAGCCCTGGCACAGACTCCTGGCACAGACTCCAGGTTCTCTTTCCCTCGCTTCTCGCCTCTCCCTGTCCCTTATTTCTAGAAGGTCAGGCACCTGTCCCTTATTTCTAGAATAGGCGAGACCAGAGTGGTGCTGGAGACGGGGAAATGCTTTCCCCTCAAAGAGAGGGACCCAGGAGTACAGTGCAGTGAAGTGAGGGCTCTCATAGCCCTAATTAGCCTTGTTCTGGTAGCAGGTTTGGCACAGAGAGAGAGGTTTTTATAGCTCCAAATCAGATCAGACTTTACATAATTTAAATTCTTGcatcttgctttttctctttaataatgTGTCTTCGTCATGTTGTCATGGCATTACAAAGATATGTACCTCTTTTTTATGGCTCTGTTTTTGGGCCTATGAGCTCCATATTATCGCCATCATAACCTATGTAACAGTGTGTATCTTTATTTCACCTTTGGGGACGCATATATAGTATGAAATTTTGAAAGCTATTAGTACTTTAACATTGTCCTTCAAAAAATGTTAATCCACTTTGTACCCCTACCAGCAGGAATGGTCTTCTAACAGAgataatggcaaaaataaaatctcttaatTCACATTCCTCTATTTATTATAATGTTAAGTATTTTAGACTCTCAAAGTTGGAAGAAACTTTATGGATCTATTGGATCGATCTTATGACTTTCAACCCAGCTTTTTATACTTTGCTTCCCTTTGTTTCTTaaaggggttttcttttctttttttttttttttaagactttttagTTCATTCTTGGAAATGATGATGAACCTTTAACCTACTTGTAATATTGATAGATTAATTGCTAATTTAAGTGAATATTTCCAAAacataaaccaataaaataaagaatataggtGGCCCTTCATATCTGTGTGTTCCACATCCAAGGATTCACCCAATGGCAGATCAAAAATATTGGGAGTAAGGGAGAATGATTTCTCTGTATTGAAGTTGTGcggacttttttttcttgtcgCTATTCCCTAACCAATACAGGATAACAGCTATTTATGTAGCACTTACATTGTGTTATGTATAAGTAATCCAGAGATGACTTAAGTATACAggggatgtgcataggttatatgcaaatacaggTGTACCTCAGACGTATTGCAGGGCTGGTTCTAGACCATGGTAATAAAATGAGTCACATGACTTTTTAAGTGTCCCAGTGCATACTTATGTTTATACTATTCTGTAGTTTATTTAAGGTGTACAGTAGTATTGTCTAAAAGCAATATAtgtaccttaatttaaaatactttattgctaaaaaatgctgacacagagacacaaagtgagcacatgcagaATTgctacaaaccttcaatttgtaaaaagaaTATACAACAAATCTGCGAAGCACAATAGACCGAAGTGCAAGGAAGTGAAGTTTGCCTCTACTACACCATTTATATGAGAGTTGAGCATCCATGAATTTCGGTATCCAGGAGAGTCCTTGGAAACAATCCCCCGCAGATATTGAGGGATGACTGTAAATATAACTTACTACCTAGTGTTTATTGCTTGAATCTGAAATTATCATTTATGTGTTGTACTTACGTACAAAACATAGTTTCGTGGTTAGAGTAGAAATAAGGAACCTAAAAGTTAGGCTGATGGCTTATTCTTTTATATTGAAGAACCAATTTCATGTGACAGTTTGATCAAAGGGAAAATTAATCCAACCGTTTATGTAGAATATAGCAAAGAACTGCAAGTATTTATCTGACTTCAGTATTAACATTTAGAATATCAGCCTGGCATTAAAAAGAAGTATAaccttttttcatttcctttgtataaTTAATAACATTACAACACAGTGAAAAATTTGTATATCACAGTAACAGGTTTTCTCTTTACCGTCTCTTACTGTCTTTACATTTTCAGTTCAGAGAAGCCCAACTGGGATTACCATGCAGAAATACAAGCTTTTGGACATCGGTTACATGAAAACTTTTCCTTAGATCTTCTCAAAACTGCATTTGTTAATAGCTGCTACATTAGAAGTGAGGAGGCCAAACGCCAACAGCTTGGGATAGAGAAAGAAGCTGTTCTTCTGAATCTTAAAAGTAATCAAGAACTATCTGAACAAGGGACATCTTTTTCAAAGACTTGCCTCACACAATTTCTTGAAGACGAGTTCCCAGACTTGCCCACAGAAGGCATCAGAAGTCTTGTTGACTTTCTCACTGGTGAGGAAGTTGTGTGTCACGTGGCTAGAAACTTGGCTGTGGAGCAGTTAACACTGAGTGAGGAATTCCCAGTGCCCCCGACTGTATTACAGCAGACCTTCTTTGCGGTTGTTGGAGCCCTGCTACAGAGCAGTGGACCTGAGAGGACTGCACTTTTCATCAGGGTACGTAATTATTAATTGGACATGCTTGAGTTAGACAGAAgggaaaattttcttttgtaatttgtttctttGATATATCACCTTGGAAGTGAGTATTTCTCCCAAGAAAAACTAAGACCTACAGCTTTTTTATGGAAGGGCCTTAATTATTCCAGGTGTCTCTTAAATTGTAGAAATCATCAGAAGTGAGTATTAAATTGAGTTGTGATTTCTGAAGGACTGCAAGCCATGTTGTCTTTAGGTTTACATCCTTAGGGCCAAGGATGCTGCCTGCATGAGAGATACTCAGTAGATGTTTGGTGAATGCATGAAGTCAAAGGACGCTATGCCGAGGCCTGTGCTTCAGTACCAGCTGCTGTTCTGCTCTTCCAAGTGTTGAAATCTTGGATTTCGAGTCCCTCTCATGTATAATTCTTTGTTAGCTAGTAGCTTAGCTAATTCAGATTCTTATGTAATTGGTACAGCTTGACTCCCACTGtccttttataatttattaactgGGAGAAGTTTTATCCTCTGCTGTTGGATGAAAACATGAGgtttttgttcactttttgatAATAGAGATTCCACacaaccaccttttttttttttgagatggtgtttccctcttgttgcccaggctggagtgccatggtgcagtctcggctcaccacagtctccacctcctgtgttcaagtgattctcctgcctcagccacccgagtagctgggattacaggaatgcaccatcatgcctggctaattttgcatttttattagagatggtgtttctccatgttggtcaggctggtctcaaactcctgacctcatgtgatctgcctgcctcagcctcccaaagtccttggattacaggcatgagccactgcacctggccctacaCAATCACTTTAAGTCATAAAAACAGTCTTGATTCAAGCATCTATCACACTGACATTCAGTCTTTAAACCAGCATCACATGCTGTTGGAAtcttgtttgtttagttttgataCCAAGTTTGATAATTTTGTTAGAGAATATCTGTGTTTACTGACACTTCAGACTCAGGTAAgacctttctccttccctcccctcagttaagatatttttttttctatagaaattCTGACAAAGTTCTCTTTGGTTTCTGGTCCCTTTATTATAACCTTTGTGAAGTTTTAAAACTAAGCAATTTTGGTCACCGTTTTGAAATTCTACAATATTTCCAACATGAAACTATGTTGgaaatatttaccatattttaatgtctctttctttttcttttttttttttttgagacggagtttcactcttgttacccaggctggagtgcaatggcgcgatcttggctcactgcacctccgcctcctgggttcaggcaattctcctgcctcagcctcctgagtagctgggattacaggtacgcgccaccatgcccagctaattttttgtatttttagtagagacagggtttcaccatgttgaccaggatggtctcgatctcttgacctcgtgatccacccacctcggcctcccaaagtgctgggattacaggcgtgagccactgcgcccagcccatattTTAATGTCTCTTAACAGTTCCAAGTAAAGATCTTATGAAACATAGATATTTATAATTCAAATAGCTATTTCTAAGTCAAGCTTTGATGTCTCCCATAGCAGAATTGACAGGTTTGGATTGCCCTATTTCATTTGTTCTTCCACTTAATGTTGAGTGCCTTTCTATGGGCCAGGCACTCTGCTGATCTCTGGAGCCACAGTCTAAATAGGATTTGATCCTGCTCACAGCTCCTTAGTCAGATGGAGTGGATTGTGGAAGTGCTTTCGGAGAGGTATTAAGGTGCATAGTGAACTCAGAGGACACAACAACCAACTTTAGTAAGGCTAGGAAAGGCTTTATAGAAGCTATTTTTGCCCCTAAAAAGGATGTTTTGGGAAGACAGTGTCAAGAATGAGCTTCTTCTTGGGAActatagttaattttttgtggCTGGATCATACTACATTTGGAGAAGTGATCAGAGATGATTCTGGACCTTTAAGAGCCAGTGTGCAGAAGAGCTGACAGTGTTACTCAGAAAGTGGTTTGGGTGTCAGTATCAGCATCACTGGAGAACTtgatagaaatgcagattctcaggtgCCCCCTCAGAGTACATAATCTCTGAGAGTAGGGcctaggaatctgtattttatctAGCTCTTCAGGTGATGTCTGCATCTGGAAACTAGAATAGCACTCTTAGCCATGAGTAAGTATTTGATACTCTTGTGTCGAGACAGCTGGAGGTGAGAGGTTTTTAATGATCAAATGTGCATTTTAGAAACACCATTTCTTCATACTGTTTCCCTATTCTGGGGAGATGAGATTGGAGTATTCTACTTACACCCTACTAGaaagttttaataataaattaataagacCGGGAGCAAATagcaaaaaagagaaggaagtaaTAGAAGGTAATCACTTAAGAAAAATCGAGCTTTCTTTCTATATTCCTACTGATACCTTAGGTGATGGGAAAGAATTGTGTTTTCTTACCTTACAAGTGGTTATTCCATTTGACAGATAGCAGGTcagtgatttttatatatgtttgtatacatACATAGCCCATAAGGCATATCTACCTCTGTactttaaaagtttcaaaatccCCTATGAGAGtggatttatacattttttatttgagatagcatctcactctgtttagtgtgtccaggctggagtgcagtgatgcaatcacagctcactgcagcctcgacttcctgggctcaagccatcctcccatgtcagcctccctcgtagctgggaccacaggcatgcaccaccatgtccactaattttttttttttttttttttagagatggggtttcattatgttgttcaggctggtcttgaactcctgagctcaagtgatcctcccacctcagcctcccaaagtactgggattataggtatcagccaccatgtctggcctaatattttttattaatgaagCTGAAAGTGTTCATCCACTTAATGTGCATGGAGGAGTGTTGTAATGAATCGACTTCATTTCATGAACTAAAggatctttttaaatttcttttctcctgcctccatcCATCTTGTTATCATATTGCTAATGTTTGTTGATACAAGTTAATTGGAATATGTAAATTGCTGTGAAAATTAACATTTGCTTCCATAATTTCTATACAACATTATGTTTTTTACTGGCAAAATCAATTCTGCTTTGAATGTTCATAATTTCTCAGTTATCTTAGTCATCTAAATAATTAATAGTATGTCGTGGTTTTAAAAGATAGTTTATGTgaaattattaaatgattttttaaaaattattttttattattgttttttgagacagagtcttgctatattgcccaggctggagtgcagtggtggcacgatcttggctcactgcagcctccacctccctggttcaagtgattctcctgcctcagtctcccttatagctgggtttacaggcatgcaccatcatgcccagctaatttttgtaattttagtagtgagagagtttcaccatgttggccaggctagtctcctggcctcaagtgatctgcctgccttggcctgccaaagtgccaagattacaggtgtgagctactgtgcctggctgagtttttaaaaacattattaatgGAGGAGGTATTTTTATTTGAGTGCCATTTTACATGAGTTTCTATCAAaagttattactttttatttgttaactcgattctttaagtatttttttcttacctgtaGGAATATAATTCTAATTTACAAGATAGGGCAGGGCGCGGTGACTaatccctgtaatt from Callithrix jacchus isolate 240 chromosome 6, calJac240_pri, whole genome shotgun sequence encodes:
- the MRPL44 gene encoding large ribosomal subunit protein mL44; translated protein: MASGLIRLLQQGPRSLLSPAAPKLIPPVRGVKKGFRAAFRFQKELERRRLLRCPPPPVRRSEKPNWDYHAEIQAFGHRLHENFSLDLLKTAFVNSCYIRSEEAKRQQLGIEKEAVLLNLKSNQELSEQGTSFSKTCLTQFLEDEFPDLPTEGIRSLVDFLTGEEVVCHVARNLAVEQLTLSEEFPVPPTVLQQTFFAVVGALLQSSGPERTALFIRDFLITQMTGKELFEMWKIINPMGLLVEELKKRNISLPESRLTRQSGGTTALPLYFVGLYCDKKLIAEGPGETVLVAEEEAARVALRKLYGFAENRRPWNYSKPRETLRAQKTTAS